Proteins encoded by one window of Melanotaenia boesemani isolate fMelBoe1 chromosome 10, fMelBoe1.pri, whole genome shotgun sequence:
- the cdkn1bb gene encoding cyclin-dependent kinase inhibitor 1Bb has protein sequence MSDVRLSNGSPTLERTDPRVAEHPKPSACRSLFGPVDHEELKKDLNGHLRELEEAASVKWGFDFPNHKPLANSRFEWKIVDCSEVPDFYNRQPRREKGVSSGNNNVDLNGNHNCVVMTPSEDTHRSDGQMACTEQCAGLRKRPACHDTSAQNKRSHTSPDEVSCPSLSHTAEHTPRKTSPKRQT, from the exons ATGTCAGATGTTCGACTTTCAAACGGGAGTCCGACGCTGGAGCGGACGGACCCCCGGGTGGCGGAGCACCCGAAACCGTCAGCTTGCAGAAGCCTCTTCGGCCCGGTGGATCACGAAGAGttaaaaaaggatttaaatgGACATTTGCGGGAGTTGGAAGAGGCTGCCTCCGTCAAGTGGGGCTTCGACTTCCCCAATCACAAGCCGCTGGCCAACAGCAGGTTCGAGTGGAAAATAGTGGATTGCAGCGAAGTCCCGGATTTCTACAACCGGCAGCCGCGGAGGGAGAAGGGTGTCTCCTCTGGGAATAACAATGTGGATCTAAATGGGAATCATAATTGCGTTGTGATGACTCCAAGCGAAGATACCCACCGGTCTGACGGTCAGATGGCGTGCACAGAACAGTGCGCTGGGCTGAGGAAAAGACCTGCATGTCACG ACACCTCGGCTCAAAACAAAAGGTCACACACCAGCCCAGATGAGGTTAGTTGTCCAAGCCTGAGCCACACCGCAGAACACACACCCAGAAAGACCAGTCCCAAGAGACAAACGTGA